The following DNA comes from Cedecea neteri.
ACCTCTGGTTAAATCAGTATAAATTTTGTATGGATTTATTTTTTCTTCGTTTTTGGTTATTTTTCTCGGCGAGTTTTTAAGCGTGGTAAAGAAAAGTGCGTTCTTATGAATCCAGAGTGAGTAACATGTTTTTTATTAAGGTTATGTATTTGCCCTGTGATTTGTCAAGCATATCTGCTGAGGTGTTTACTGATTATGTCTAAATTCACTTTTCCTGGAAAGAAAAAATTAATTGATAGCGTAACACCGATTATCAGACTGAATAATTTTGAGCGTTCACTTGACCTTGTTCATGATGAAATAAAAATATACGTCAAACGAGATGATTTGACAGCCTTAGGCGGCGGCGGGAATAAAACAAGGAAGCTTGAATACCATTTGCATCAGGCTGCATTAACAGGAGCGACAAGAATCGTCACAACCGGAGGATTGCAGTCAAACCACGCGCGTTTAACCGCGGCGTGCTGTGCTCACCAAAACATTCCTTGTACATTGATTCTTTCGAACAACGTCGCCATTCAGGATGATGAGTACCAGTCGAATGGTAATCTTCTGCTTGATTCATTATTTGGTGCTGAAATCATCAAGGCTTTACCGGGTGATAATTTCGGGGAGTTAACTGAATCAGTTATTTCTCAATATGAACAGGCCGGGGAGAAGGTTTATTTTATTCCGTTAGGTGGATCTACAGCGGTGGGCTGTATGGGATATGTTGATGCTGCGATTGAAATTGCTGAGCAAGAGCGCGAGATGGACACGACATTCACACATATTTATGTGGCGAATGGCAGTTCCGGGACGCAGGCAGGGCTTATCGCGGGTTTTACGCTTTTATCTAACCCTGTTTATATCAAAGGGTACTCTGTATTGTTTGATAAAGTTGTGACCCAACAAAATACGAAGCGATTGGTGACAGAAACGCTTGCCTTACAGGCATCGGCGTCAAGCGTATTTAGCGTAAACATTGATGATTCACAGCTAGGAAAGGGTTATGGCTTGATCACCAAAGACATGCGTGACGCATTGGAATGTTTAGCCAGAACGGAAGGGCTGTTGTTAGATCCTGTCTATTCGGGTAAGGCCTTTGCCGGGTTGATGCACGATCTCAAGGCAAAAAAAATTGCCCGAGGGGCAAATGTTCTTTTCGTTATGACGGGTGGCACTCCTGGCTTATTCGCCTATTCTCGCTATCTGCAAAATTAATTCATTGTTAAATTATCAGGAATAAAAAATGAGTGTAATGACTCGTCTGTTCTCCATTTTATTGTTGGCGCTTTCTCTTTCTGCCTGCCAGGGCTCACATACTGAAAGTAACAAGGCAGCAACGGATTATGCCGCTGAACTTGACAGCAGCGCAAGCTTTAGCCATCAACTATTATCGCTGTCTAAAAATAACATTATTTATTTTCCACTGGATAGTAGCGTGATAGCTGATGAATATACCGAGTATTTAAAAGCTACAGGAACGTTTCTGGCGAATAATCCAACGGTAGGTGTTGTTATTGAAGGACATGCGGATGAGCGCGGCACCCCGGAATATAATATCGTGCTGGGCGAAAAAAGAGCAAGGACGGTCGAAAGCGTTCTGATAAGCTATGGCGTTCGTGCAGAACAGCTGGATATTGTTTCGTTTGGCAAATCACGCCCGGCTGTATTAGGCCACAATGAAACGTCCTGGAGCATGAACCGGCGCGCGGTATTAGATTTCCAGGAACTTCCTGAGTAACAAGGTTTGTCTCTTTTGTATCGGGTTACCGTATTACGCACTTTTTATTTTCTGTGGCTGGCTTATTGTTCTCCCGCGGTGGCAATGCAGCAATATGTGCTTGATTGTCCCGGCCGAAACTTGATGACGGTAACGGTGACGGATTATGTGATTACGACGCTACACTGGGACAATGAATTTATCGTCGCTCCCCGAGCGATCAATACCGTTGATAAAAATCATGAAGCGTTGTCTGTGTATTTATTTGTGAATCAGGACGTGCTGACCATTAATCGTAGCCAGAATTTGTACCGTTTTGCATACCATAGCCAGCGAGTAGTGACCTGCCATAAGGTCAGAGATATTTCTGTCCGTGTCTGGAACCAGAAATAGGTTGTTGATGTTGTTTTGCCGGGCCCCCCGTTATGCCCGGCTTTTTTTTTACTTTTTCAGGTCAATGTTCTACCCGTTCCTGGGCTGAATGTTTGCAGACCCTTTTTTCAGCCTTCTTCGTAACTCATTGATTTATAGGTTCAGCAGAGTCGCTTCCCAAAAAAGGGTATAAAAGGTAAAAGAGACAGCTTTATCTTTTACAACAAGGCATTAGCTGTGAAAAGCTCTTGTCCACTGCCGTACAGGCAGCAGGCGAGGCGCTATAGTTTAAGTGCCTCGCCTCTCTTTTCTCACGCCAGCCTCAGAACCCTGTCCAGCGACCAGCGGCCTGCACCACGGGCGATAATTGACAGCAATAACCCGCCCCAGATCAGGTGCGTGGGCCATGCGTCCGGGTAGACAAAAATTTCAATCACCAGGGTCATAAACAGCAATCCCGCTGCGGCAAAGCGTGAAAACAATCCCAGCACCAGCAGAACAGGGAAAGTATGTTCGGCCAGCGTGGCCAGGTGCGCGGCGATATCATAGGGGATAAGCGGTAGCGCGTATTCGGTGCGAAACAGTTCGTAGGTGGACGGTTTTAACGTCATAAATCCCGTTACTTTTGTGCGGCCGGAAAGGAAGAACACGGCGGCAACGCCCACGCGGGCTATCAGCAACAGCACATTGTCGCTAACGCTTCTCTCTATGCGATTCCAAAGTCTATTCCACAGCGATCTCACGCCTTGTTCCGTCATTTTTTGTTCAGATACTTTCATCATTTAGCCTCAAAAAGTGTGATTAAGATGTGGCGAACACGCCGCTGCTAAGCAGGTTGCTGAAAAAAGGGCCCAGGGCGAGGGTTGGCTCGGCAGCCAGGGCCTGCTCGCTAGCCTGATCGAGGGTTGCCCCCAAACGGCAGGCGGTCAGGAAGGCCGATCCGCCCTGGCTTAAGGGGGCGGCAAAAATGCGCTGCTGGCGGCGAACCAGCAAAGCGCCTTCGCCCTGCCAGTGAATCGTCTCCGGCGCGGCTGTTTGTTCGCGGTTGAACTCCCAGAGCGTGAACACCGGCAGCGTGGGGTGCCAGTACCAGCGAACGCTGTCCCGCAGCCGCAATGATGTGCTGCCCAACTTGTCCGCCGTGATGTTTGCCAGCGCATGCACATCCAGCGGAGCCGAGGCAGGGGCGCAAAACACCTCCAGCCACAGCTTGTCCAGCTCGGCCACGGCGCTTAAATAGGTCAGTTCTCTGGCCGGAGGATAAGCGCTAATGAAGGCGGGGAAGGCGTCGCCATAGCGAACCAGTTCACCTTCGTTCGTGGGGCATTCAAGCGCATAGCCACGCGCCATTTCACGGAAAAAGTCGCTGCCGGTAAGCCTGGAAACGCTGGGGAAATTAGCCTCCAGGGCATCAACGCAGGTTTTGATCACGCTGTTGCGGTAAACGGCAAGGCCAGGCTGATGCTGAAGATGGCTTAGTTCGGATCTCGCCTCACCGTATAACAGGCCAATAAATGCCTCGTGGTAGCGGCTTAAGTGCGTGGTCATACGGCGGCTCCCATTGCGTCGAGGATGCGCTGCGCACGCTGTTGTTCGGCCAGCAGCACGCTGAATGCAGGCAGATTGTCATCCCTTTCGATAAGCGTGGGTTTTGCTCCCGCCTGTTGAATAAATTGCGTATACAGCCGCCAGACATCCTCAGATATCGACTGGTCGTGGCTGTCGATCAGCAAATTACTGCCCCCTTCGTCGGCGCTAAAGCCCGCCAGGTGGATCTCCGTGACGCGTTCGACCGGGAAACGGCTCAGCCAGGCTGCGGCCTCAAAGCCGAGGTTGTGGGCACTGAGCCAGACGTTGTTCAGATCCAGCAGCAGGCCGCATCCGCTTCGGCGACTGACTTCGTCGAGAAATTCGATTTCGTCCCACTCATGCTCCGGCATCTGCAAATAGTGCGTGGGATTTTCCAGTGAAATCTGGCAGCCCAGCGCATCCTGCGTGCGGTTAATGTTGTCGATAACCCGGTGCATCAATCGTGTTGTCCTCGGTACCGGCAGCAGATCGGGGTAATAAATCCCGTTCCACCGCGACCATGCGAGGTGCTCGGAAACCAGCGCCGGTTTAATGTCAGCCACTAGCGCTTTTAGCTGCGCGAGCAGTTGGGCGTCCGGTGGCTCGTCACCGGCCAGTGAAAGCGAAACGCCATGCAGTGAGATTGGGTGCTGCTGGCGGATGGCCGCCAGCCACTCTCTGCGCGGGCCACCCGCCATGAGATAATTTTCACTGTGAACCTCGAACCAGAGGGAGGATGGACTGGCCCAGGCGTCGGCGTAATGCTCGGGCTTAAGGCTTAATCCGGCACCTAAAGAGTGTGTCATCGTCATGGGAGTGGCCCTTGTATTAGCTTTCGGTCAGCGAGCCGTGGCCATTTGGCGTTTGGATCGCTGTGCAGGTACCCGCCGGCACCATCTTGTAGGCATTTTTCTGGTAATCGACTTTGGATGTGCCTGCGCAGGTGGTGCCGGCCCCGGCCTTACAGTCGTTATCTGCGGCTTTGGCGATACCAAAACAGCGCTCAAGGTTTGGCCCGGTTAATTCAGCTGCAAAAGAAGCCGCGCTGAAAGAAACCAAAGACAGGGCAATCGCGGACATAGCAATACGGTTCATCGTGTTCTCCAGATAATTAAAATGAATTTAGGATTGGTAAATAATCGGCTATTTATTAAGAGTGTTATTTCCTCCTTATTGAATGAGCAGCGTTAATTTCCCGACGTAATGTTCACGGCTTTAAATATCGTGCGGGCGACATTTTTCGGGTCGTACAGCATCGGCACATGGCTGACTGGCAGTTCGGTGACGTGGGCGTGAATTTTCTTCGCCATCGCTCGCTCCAGGTCCGGGTTGATCATCCGGTCGTTGCTGCCGACCAGGAACCAGCTTGGTTTTTGCTGCCAGGCGGCGGTGGTCACTTTCTCGGTGAAGCTTGCGGCGGCGATTGGCATCTGGGTGATGCCAATAATGTTCTGCGCTTCAGGCGTCGCATCCTGGGCAAAATCGGTGGCGACGGCCTTTGGGTCGAGGCTCAGGAAGCCGTCCGCGCCCTTGATGATTTTTGCGCTGCCGGGCGGAGCAGGGAAACTGTTAGCCAGATCTGCCGTTGACTGGCCCGGCGATGGCGCAAAGGCGTTGATATACACCAGACCTTTCACTTTCGGATCGTTACCCGCCTCGGTAATCACCGTCCCGCCCCACGAATGGCCGACCAGAATAACGTCGCCTTTAGCTCGGGCGATGGCGCGTTTAGTCGCCGCCACGTCGTCTGCCAGTGAAGTTAATGGGATCTGCGCGGTGATGATTTCGTAGTGCCGCGTTTGCAGCACGGGGATCACCTGCTCCCAACTACCGGTGGCGTCGGCGAAGGCACCGTGCACTAATACGATGGTGTGCTGAGTTTCCGCCTGGGCGGCAAACCCGGTCATCAGGCCAGCCGCGGCCAGAGCCAGCAGCGTTTTACGCGTGGATTTCATTTCATGTTCCTGTTTTAGGGGGAGGGAATAAATCAGCGGTAAATATCGGCGCTGCCGAAGTAAGTGTTGTTGCCGCCCGCGGAGACCACTCGCCAGGCGCTGGCCCCGGCTTTTTCAGCTTTTGCAGCCAGTTTTTCATTGAGCTGGTCGAGGGACAGCGTGGTGCTCTCGCTTTCAGTGACGGTGCCAATTTTGACCAGGCCCTGAGCGCTGTGGACTTCTTTGGCAGCAAAGGCAGGCGCTACAGCAGCGGCCAGGACGAGCGGGAGAATAACGTTGCGGAAAAGTTTCATCATAAGCCTCACATATCAGTCGTTGAACACGTTGCCGCCAGTAGGTGGCGGATGCGCTTATTTAACGCCTGGTTTGTATGTGGGCTGTGTCAGGGGGAAGGGGATTTGTTTTGTTGTTTAGCCGTGGGCGGTGTGGATACAAAACAACACAATTCTTTTGCGCTGCGGCGGGATAACCCCTCTTCCTGGGCAGGAAGAGGGGAACGGGCTGTTATTTCAGACCTTCTCGATTCTCTGTTTTGGCTTCTTCGGCCTCGATGGCGCGATACCAGCGCGGGTGGTGCTTCTTCGCCCAGCGGCGGCTGACCTTGCCGACGATCATGCCCTTAATTGACCCTTTCACCCAAAACGCCATGTACATATGGATCAGGATGGCGTGGATCAAAATAATGGCTGAAGCCGCGTGGATCAGCAGGCTGTAGCGAATCATCCACATTGGGAAGTAGTGCGCAAACCAGGGCCGCCAGATAATAATCCCGGTTACCAGCAGCACGAAGATCATGCTCATAATGCTCCAGAACATCATCTTCTGCCCGGCGTTGTACTTGCCCACGTCCGCGACTTTATGCTCGTTGCCTTTCAGCACCTCAACAATGCCCTTCAGCCAGGGGAGATCCTGCTTGTCGGGAATGTTGTGATGCACGAAGCGCACGAACATAAACATCAGCGCCACAAAGATAGCCACGCCAAAGAACGGGTGCAGAATGCGCCCCATCTGCGGCGTACCGAAGGTTTCCGTCAGCCATTGCAGCGTCGGGAAGAACAGGGCGATGCCGGACAGAGACACGAGGAAGAAGCAAATCACCACCGTCCAGTGGCAGGCACGGTCGATGAATTTGGTTCTGACGATCATCTTACTCATGCTTGTCCTCCTCATCTTCGTCCACCTCTTCGTTCGGCCCGATCCCGACATAGTGGAAAATCAGGGCCGCGAAGGTGGCAACAAACCCGGCAGCCGAGAGCGGCTTCAGAATGCCTTTCCACAGGTTGATTGGAGTATCAATCTTCGGCTCTTTAGGCAGGTTGTGGTACAGCTCCGGCTGGTCCGCGTGGTGCAGCACGTAAACGACGTGCGTGCCGCCCACGCCCTGCGGGTTGTAAACGCCCGCATGTTCAAAGCCGCGTTTTTTCAGTTTTTCAACGCGCTGCTCTGCCATGTCCAGCATCTCTTTGCGAATACCAAAGCGAATCGCGCCTGTCGGGCAGGTTTTCACGCAGGCAGGCTCCTGGCCGACGCTGACGCGGTCAACGCACAGGGTGCATTTATACACGCGGTTATCGTCTTTGTTCAGGCGAGGGATGTTGAACGGGCAGCCCGCGATGCAGTAACCGCAGCCGATGCAGTGCTCCGACTGGAAGTCCACGATACCGTTGGCGTACTGAATAATTGCCCCGGCGGACGGGCAGGCCTTGAGGCAGCCCGGATCTTCGCAGTGCATGCAGCCATCTTTGCGGATCAGCCATTCCAGCTTGCCGTTTTCACGGGTTTCTGAAAAACGCATTAGCGTCCAGGACTTGGCGCTCAGGTCGGCGGGGTTGTCGTATACCCCCACGCAGTGGCCAACTTCGTCGCGGATGTCGTTCCACTCCGAGCAGGCCACCTGGCAGGCCTTGCAGCCGATACAGCTTGTGACATCGATGAGCTTGGTGACTTCTTCCTTGAAGTCACGCGCCCGCGGCGGCGGGGTGAAACTGTTGGTCGCCGAGCGTTTGATAATATCCTGAGATTGCATGGACATTGTTTCCTCCCTTACGCCTTCTCAATGTTGACCAGAAACGCCTTGTACTCCGGCGTTTGCGAGTTGGCGTCGCCTATCGACGGCGTCAGGGTGTTGGCGAGATAGCCCTTGCGTGCCACCCCTTCAAAGCCCCAGTGCAGCGGAATGCCGATGGTTTCGATTTCCTGCCCGCCAGCCCGCAGGGTTTGCAGGCGCGGCGTCACCACGGCCACGGCTTTAATAAAGCCGCGTTTGCTGCTGACTTTCACCCGGTCGCCGTGCGCAATGCCTTTCGCTTTCGCCAGCCCTTCGCTTATTTCAACGAACTGCTCGGGCTGCACGATGGCGTTCAACCGCGCGTGCTTGGTCCAGGTGTGGAAGTGCTCAGTCAGGCGATAAGTGGTGCCGACATAAGGGAACTGCTGCCTGTTACCCATGCGTTTAGCGTCCGCTTCGTACAGGCGCGCCGCCGGGTTGGAGACCACGTTCGGGTGCAGCGGGTTGGTGCCCAGAGGCGTTTCAAACGGCTCGTAGTGCTCCGGGAACGGCCCTTCGGCAAGTTTGTCGAGGGCGAACAGACGGCCCAAACCTTCCTGCTGCATGATAAATGGTCCGACGCCGCTGTCAGGGGCGGCGGTGCTGAAGTCCGGAATATCGTTCCCGACCCATTTCGTGCCGTTCCACTCAATCAGCATACGTTTGGCATCCCACGGTTTGCCCTGCAGATCCGCCGAAGCGCGGTTGTACAGCACGCGACGGTTCATCGGCCACGCCCACGCCCAACCCAGCGTGTTGCCCAGGCCTGACGGGTCGGCGTTGTCGCGGTTTGCCATCTGGTTGCCTTTGCTGGTCCAGCTCCCGGCGTAAATCCAGCAGCCGGAGGCGGTGGAGCCGTCATCCCGCAGCAGTGCGAAGGAGTCCAGCAACTGGCCCTTCTTCACCAGCAGGTTGCCGTTGGCGTCAAACAGATCTTCCAGCGCGTAGCCGTTGCTCTCTTTGGCGACCTCTTCGGACTCAGGATGATCGGGCTGTTCGTAGTGCCAGCGCATTTTCAGCAGCGGCTCAATGCCTTTGCCGCCTTCGGTCTGGTACATCTGGCGCAGCCGGTGGTAAAGCCCGGCCAGGATCTCCCCATCATTCAGTGCTTCACCCGGCGCATCCGCGCCTTTCCAGTGCCACTGCAGCCAGCGGCCTGAGTTGGCAATCGAGCCGTCTTCTTCCGCGAAGCAGGTGGACGGCAGGCGGAACACTTCGGTCTGGATTTTCGCCGGGTCAACGTCGTTCATCTCGCCGTGGTTTTGCCAGAAGTTGGAGGTTTCCGTCACCAGCGGGTCGATAACCACCATGTACTTCAGCTTGCTCAGGCTGGCGACAACCTTGTTTTTATCCGGGAATGAGGCAACGGGGTTAAAGCCCTGGCACAGATAGCCGGTGACGAGGTTGCGATCCATCATGTCGAAGTACTTCAGCACATCGTAGGCCTGATCCCACTTCGGCAGCCAGTCAAAGCCCCAGCCGTTCTCTTTCTGCGCGTCGTCGCCGTAGAAAGTTTTCATCAGGCTGACGAAGAACTTCGGATAATTCCCCCAATAGTTCACCTGGCCCGGCAGCGTCGCTTTTGGCGTGTTGGCGGCGAGATAGCCATCGACCGTGGTTTGCTTGTCGGACGGTAAAGAGAGATAGCCCGGCAGGCTGGTGGACAACAGGCCGAGGTCGGTCAGGCCCTGAATGTTGGAGTGGCCACGCAGCGCATTGACGCCGCCGCCCGCCATCCCCATGTTGCCCAACAGCAGTTGGATCATCGCCATGGTGCGGATGTTCTGCGCGCCCACGGTGTGCTGAGTCCAGCCCAGTGCGTACAGGAATGTGGTGGTGCGATCGACCGCGCTGGTCGAGGCCAGCACTTCGCAGACTTTGAGGAAATCGGCCTGCGGCGTGCCGCAGATATGCTCGACCACGTCCGGCGTGTAGCGGGCAACGTGCTCTTTGAGCAGGTTCCAGACGCAGCGCGGGTCGGTTAACGTGTCATCTCGCTTCGCAAAGCCATTTTCGTCGAACTGATAGTTCCAGGTGGTTTTATCATACTGGCGCTTTTCTTCGTCGTAGCCGCTGAACAGGCCGTCTTCGAAGCCAAAGTCCTCGTGCACCAGCAGGGCCGCGTTGGTGTAGTGTTTGACGTATTCAGCGTTGATTTTGTTGTTGGAAATCAGGTACAGAATCACGCCCGACAGGAAGGTAATGTCGGTGCCGGAGCGGATAGGTGCATAGATATCTGCTACCGATGCCGTACGGGTGAAGCGCGGATCGACCACAATCAGCGTGGCGTCGTTGTTGTTTTTGGCTTCCATCGCCCAGCGGAAACCAACCGGGTGGGCTTCAGCGGCGTTGCCGCCCATCACCATCACCACGTTGGCGTTTTTGATATCAACCCAGTGGTTGGTCATCGCACCGCGACCAAATGTTGGAGCAAGACTTGCTACCGTTGGTCCGTGTCAGACGCGCGCCTGGTTATCTACCGCCAGCATGCCCAGCGAGCGGGCAAACTTCTGGGTTAACATGCCGGTTTCGTTGCTGGCCGCCGAGGCGCACAGCATCCCGGTGGAAAGCCAGCGGTTAACCGTCACGTCTTGTTCATTTTTCTCGATGAAGTTGGCATCGCGGTCGTCTTTCATCAGGCGGGCAATGCGGGAAAACGCCTCGTCCCAGCTGATGCGCTGCCATTTGTCTGACCCAGGCGCGCGGTATTCCGGGTAGCGCAGGCGATTATCGCTGTGAATGTAGTCGAGCAGCCCCGCGCCTTTTGGGCACAGCGCGCCGCGGTTGACCGGATGATCCGGGTCGCCTTCGATATGAAAAATGCTGGATTTGGCGTTTTTCGAGCCATCTCCGAGGCTATACATCAATAAACCACAGCCAACAGAACAGTAAGTACAGCTATTGCGCGTCTCTTTTGCACGCAGCAGCTTGTAGTTGCGCGTTTCCGCCAGCGCGGCTTTTGGGGCAAAGCCCAGCACCGCCGCCGTTGTACCTGCCATTCCGCCGGCGCAGATTTTGAAAAACTTCCTGCGACTGACGTTCATCGTCACCTCATTGTTACGACGTTTTTAGTGCGGGCGAAAATAACAGCTACAGCTATTCAGATATTGCGTGAAATCAATTCGATAAACATTGGGTAGAGGATTACCCCTTTAGTATTAGAGGTTATTTGGCGGAGATAACACCGGCGTGTGGCAGGGGAAGGGGCAAGGGGAGTAAAACAATGTTGTCAGAGGCGATGCCGTTTATCGAGGAAACGGCACGCTGCGGGCTTTGAGTCAGATGCGGGTGATCGAGAACCAACGGCGCCAGATAAAACGCAGCAGGTAATATTCAACGGTGCCCAAAGCAAGGAACCAGATGCAGAACAGGATCACGTAAAGCTGGCTGAGATCGACCAGGTGGAAAGTGTCGATAAGCTTTTGCGCCAGAGTCAGCGTTAACGCCGGGGCCGGGAGCAGCAGGCATGACAGAAAGGCCAGCAGCAAAATGCCGCCCGCGCTCAACAGCGCTTGATGTGGATGGTTCATGACGTTGTTAGCCTGAGGTTAAAAGGCTATTGTCCGGGAAAGTGTACCCGGGTGTAAACCATTTGAGAAAGGGTAAAAAAGCGGCCCCTGCGAACAGAGGCCGTGTGAATCAGTTAAACACGTTGTTCAGCAGCGTGTACATCTGCGTGAAAGCGCGTTTTGTCACTTCCGGATGGTATTTCGCCACGCCTTCAACGTTCGCGCTCGGGTCTGTGAATGAATGCACGGCGCCGGCGTAGCTCACCAGCTGCCAGTCTACCGATGCGGCGTTCATTTCGCTGACAAACTTGCTCAGCTGTTCGCGCGGCACAAGCGGATCTTCCGCGCCGTCCAGCACCAGAATCGACGCTTTGATCTCGCCTGCAGCGTGGGTTTTCAGGGTATCCAGCGTGCCGTGGAAAGAAATCGCTGCTTTGATATCCGCGCCGCTTCTTGCCAAATCAAGCGAGCAGTGCCCGCCAAAGCAGAAGCCCGCTACCGCCAGTTTGTTGCCGTCGACGGCTGCGATTTCCTGCGTAGCAAGCGTGTCCAGCGCGGCCTGCATACGGCCTACTTCCGCTGGAGTGTCTTTCACGCCCATCATCAGGGCACCGGCTTCATCGGCGTTGGTCGGGCGCTTGCCCTGGCCGTAAAGATCGGCAACCAGTACGACGTAGCCCTGAGCGGCGATCCCTTTGGCCTGTTCAACCGCTCCGGCGCTGACGCCCATCCAGTTGGGGGCGATCAGGATGCCTGGCCGCGCAGCGCTTTGATTTTCCTGGTAGACCAGCGCGCCTTCAAAGGTTTGATTCTCGACTTGATAAGTAATGGCTGTTGAAATAATTTCTGACATAAGAATTAACCCCTAAATAAAATTTATTGGTCTGCAGGTGAGCCTTAATTAATTTCACATCGATAACGAATTAGCAATTAATTCAATTTACAAGCGCATGAATTGCTATTTAATTTAATTTAAAAAGCGTTTATTTGTTAGCGATAAATAATTTCTGTGAATAATTGTAATTAACCTGTTTCACGCTGACCATACCCATTTTATCTATAAGCCTTTATCTATAATAAGGAATCACGCTGTGTCATCGGCAGCAGGCGAGAATCCTCCAGCGCCGCCGTGCGATGGCCAATCCCCTGGAGATAAGCCTCATTATCCACAAAGGCCAGAAAAGCTCCCGCACTGCTCTGCCGCACGAGCATGGCGCAGTCCCAGCGTTCATCCTGCGGGCCAATCAGCCAGCTGTCAGCGGCACCAAGGAAAATAATATCTCCGCCGCTTTTATGTAAAAACGGCAGCGTGTGCTGTATATAGCGCTGAAAAGCTTCCGCGCCGCTAATCGGGCTAAGAGGCATTAATTCCGGCGTGGTTGAGTAATCCGCTACTTCCCGAAAACGCAGGAGGTTGAGCATATAAACCTCCCCGGATATTTGTTTCATCACAAAATGTCGCCCGGCCTGCGGGGTAGGCTGCAGGTAAGGCGTCGCGTTTGAGGACGTGAACATAATTATTCCTGTTATTTCCCGGCCGCAAAATGAGCGAGAAGCAGGGAAGCCACTTCTTCTTCCAGCGCAGGAGGAATTTCATGCCCCATGCCTGCAATGAGCTGCAATTTTGCGGCGGGGATCGTCTTAGCAATGTCCTGCCCGGCTTCTACTGGGAAGAGCGGATCTTGAGTGCCGTGGATCACTAGCGTGGACGCCGCTATTCGTTTTATCTCCTGGCGAAGATCGCCACTGGCCGCCATCGCCGCAATCTGGCGCAGCATGCCGGGCATTGAACTGGCGCGTACCAGCGAGGTTTTTAACAGCGCGGTGTAATACTCCTCGTCAAACGGGAGGTGCGTTGAGGCAATGCGCCTGAAGAACGTGAGTTGCTGCTCAAGCCAGGCGCTTTGGTGCGAATGCGGATCCGGCTTCGGCCCCATTAGCATTGTC
Coding sequences within:
- the fdnG gene encoding formate dehydrogenase-N subunit alpha codes for the protein MNVSRRKFFKICAGGMAGTTAAVLGFAPKAALAETRNYKLLRAKETRNSCTYCSVGCGLLMYSLGDGSKNAKSSIFHIEGDPDHPVNRGALCPKGAGLLDYIHSDNRLRYPEYRAPGSDKWQRISWDEAFSRIARLMKDDRDANFIEKNEQDVTVNRWLSTGMLCASAASNETGMLTQKFARSLGMLAVDNQARVUHGPTVASLAPTFGRGAMTNHWVDIKNANVVMVMGGNAAEAHPVGFRWAMEAKNNNDATLIVVDPRFTRTASVADIYAPIRSGTDITFLSGVILYLISNNKINAEYVKHYTNAALLVHEDFGFEDGLFSGYDEEKRQYDKTTWNYQFDENGFAKRDDTLTDPRCVWNLLKEHVARYTPDVVEHICGTPQADFLKVCEVLASTSAVDRTTTFLYALGWTQHTVGAQNIRTMAMIQLLLGNMGMAGGGVNALRGHSNIQGLTDLGLLSTSLPGYLSLPSDKQTTVDGYLAANTPKATLPGQVNYWGNYPKFFVSLMKTFYGDDAQKENGWGFDWLPKWDQAYDVLKYFDMMDRNLVTGYLCQGFNPVASFPDKNKVVASLSKLKYMVVIDPLVTETSNFWQNHGEMNDVDPAKIQTEVFRLPSTCFAEEDGSIANSGRWLQWHWKGADAPGEALNDGEILAGLYHRLRQMYQTEGGKGIEPLLKMRWHYEQPDHPESEEVAKESNGYALEDLFDANGNLLVKKGQLLDSFALLRDDGSTASGCWIYAGSWTSKGNQMANRDNADPSGLGNTLGWAWAWPMNRRVLYNRASADLQGKPWDAKRMLIEWNGTKWVGNDIPDFSTAAPDSGVGPFIMQQEGLGRLFALDKLAEGPFPEHYEPFETPLGTNPLHPNVVSNPAARLYEADAKRMGNRQQFPYVGTTYRLTEHFHTWTKHARLNAIVQPEQFVEISEGLAKAKGIAHGDRVKVSSKRGFIKAVAVVTPRLQTLRAGGQEIETIGIPLHWGFEGVARKGYLANTLTPSIGDANSQTPEYKAFLVNIEKA
- a CDS encoding DUF1158 family protein, with the translated sequence MNHPHQALLSAGGILLLAFLSCLLLPAPALTLTLAQKLIDTFHLVDLSQLYVILFCIWFLALGTVEYYLLRFIWRRWFSITRI
- a CDS encoding dienelactone hydrolase family protein; this encodes MSEIISTAITYQVENQTFEGALVYQENQSAARPGILIAPNWMGVSAGAVEQAKGIAAQGYVVLVADLYGQGKRPTNADEAGALMMGVKDTPAEVGRMQAALDTLATQEIAAVDGNKLAVAGFCFGGHCSLDLARSGADIKAAISFHGTLDTLKTHAAGEIKASILVLDGAEDPLVPREQLSKFVSEMNAASVDWQLVSYAGAVHSFTDPSANVEGVAKYHPEVTKRAFTQMYTLLNNVFN